TCAGGCTCTGATAGGCCTGACGCTCATCCGGGTGGGCGCTCGCATGGTCTTCCATCCATGCGACCTCAAGCCCTAGTCAAGCAAACCACGGCTGACCAATTCGGTCTCGCATGTCCTCACGAGCGAGCCGGCCCGGACCCGCTACGACGTCGACTGAGAAGACCTTGGCGCTGTGGCGTTTCATCTAAGGGCGGTGATGGCTGGATGGGTTTTACCGATCGTAAAGCGCCAACTCCTCCGCGGTTGGCGGCTCGAACAGCTTCGACCACCGAAGCAGGTCCGCCCGCGAGATGTCGAACGTGCCGACTGGAAGCGCGGCGTTTCGCCGGGAGACCCGGTCCCAAAGCGCATCGAAGGGAACGTCGAGGAAGCAGAGGACGACGCGGGCACCCGCTGCGCGAGCTTCCTCCCGGCAGGTGTCGCGTTCTGCCCGTGACCACACGCCCCAATCCACGACAACGTTACACCGAAGCCTGATGGCACGCAGAGCGATCTGCCATTGCAGGCTCTCGACTCTGCCTCGGCACGGACCAGTTTCGGCTTCCGGAGTAGAGATGCCGGGGTAAAGCTTGTGCATCCAGTCGTCTCCGGTCAGACGGAGGGCAGATGCTTCATGTTCGATGATCTTGGCAAGCGACGTCTTCCCCGAACCGGGAAGACCGCAAGTGAGGTAGAGCGTTGGCATTGGAAAATCTCTGATTTTGGCTTGGCAAGTGGAAGTGGCCCCGCGGTGTCGTGCAGGACTGCGCTTCGCTCAAGGCCGCAAGGCGCGGCCAATCAGAGGTGTGTTGCCATGGTCTGTATTGTAGGAGCGCTCTGCTTGGGGGTCAAGACGGCGCGCACGGGGGAGCTCACAGGTGTGCGGCTCTTGAGATCGCACTCGGTCTGCTCGCCTTCGCTCTTGTCGCGTCCTTCGGACTCGAAGACCCGACGGCACAAAAAAAGACGCTCTCTTCGGGAATAGACACCGCCCTCAGGTGTCTACCCCGGATATAACAAGAAGGAAGACGTCGATGAACATCTGGTCCCACCGAAAGTCGACGGTCCTTGCGGCCGCGATCCTGGCCACAGCCGGAACATGTGCGGCATTCGCGCATGACCCGGTGCAGCACACACATCCGGCCAAGGCCGACTCTACAGAGGCTGCCTTTCTCGCCGAGAACAATACGGCCATGGACAAGATGATGGCGGACATGGAGGTCAAGCCGACCGGCGATGTCGATCGTGATTTCGTGGCGATGATGACGCCTCATCACCAGGGCGCGATCGATATGGCACTCGCCGTCCTGAAATACGGCAAGAACGAACAGCTTAAGCGTATCGCGCAAGAGATCATCGTGGATCAGCAGCAGGAGATTGCGGCAATGAAGCTTGCGATCGGCGATCCGCTTCCCCCATCCGACGCCGCCCCGACACAGGTCGCACCGGAGATTACCCCCGCCGAATCCATGCAGGGCATGGATCCAAACATGAAGATGTAATCCAAAGGTCTTCCAAATGAACATTCGGACATCGTTTGCCGCCAGCTTGTTCGCGGGCAGCATGCTTTTGCCTTTTTCCGCCTTGGCCGGCCAGGCTCCGGCAGCCGCTTCTGATCCAGATATCCCGATCAGCAGCAAGGACCGCGTCTATGCTGCCGAACAATTCTCCAACACCGTCTCGGTCAGCGATCCGTCGACCAATAAACTTCTTGGCGTCATCAAGCTGGGTGATCCGCAACCGGGCAACCTAAGCCCGCTCTACA
This Rhizobium brockwellii DNA region includes the following protein-coding sequences:
- a CDS encoding DUF305 domain-containing protein, with amino-acid sequence MNIWSHRKSTVLAAAILATAGTCAAFAHDPVQHTHPAKADSTEAAFLAENNTAMDKMMADMEVKPTGDVDRDFVAMMTPHHQGAIDMALAVLKYGKNEQLKRIAQEIIVDQQQEIAAMKLAIGDPLPPSDAAPTQVAPEITPAESMQGMDPNMKM